The following nucleotide sequence is from Aquarana catesbeiana isolate 2022-GZ linkage group LG08, ASM4218655v1, whole genome shotgun sequence.
aaaaaactgttttaaacatataaacaccaaaatctcaaaacgaggctggtccttaaaggggttgtaaaggtaaaagttttttcaccttaatgcattctatgcattaaggtgaaaaaacatcagaCAATACCGCCCAGCCCCCCGTGTTACTttcctgacccctcgaaagtcccgcgctcgctcccgacatcctttttgccgctcagcctggccgttgattgccTAGAGTGGGTGGATTgaaaacagcgcagccattggctcgcactactgtcaatcacatccaatgacgcagcgccgAATGATACAGTGAGCGGCGATGgacgcatgaaagtgttgagtccttgcaggggggagccgagacagctgccgaggaccagaagaccaggttcggggccgctctgtgcaaaacgagctgcacagtggaggtaagtataacatgtgtttgttatttaaaaaaaaaatagctttagtgatcctttaagtggttaaacaaacaaaaaatggctGTACacagcagacatacaacaggagatgataagagactgcagcATGATACAGGCATGGTTTCAGGCTGCAGACACGCAATGGGAGATGGTTAgatacaaaaaatgtattataagaGATGGTTAGGACCTTCAGACATACTACTTGTAAAGGGCTATGGCATGCTACAACTATGGTTGTGTACTGCAGATGTGCTACTGGGACTGGGGATATACCGCAGACGATGGTAAGAGACTGAAATGATACaggtatagttttttttcaaatgctaCTGGAAATTGCCAGAGACAGAGGACATGATATAAGTGGTTGATCACGGGGCACATGCTGCAAGAGATGGTAAGAGATTGGGGACAGGTCAAATGAGACAGTTACAACTGCACTGTTGTCACAGCTTCTTGGCGAATCTGCACTTCCCTGTTTGTGGTCCCTACATCTCCCCTAAGTAAAAGAAATAAATCGAACCCATGTAAACAACACTGTAGGCAAAATGGTGCTACAGAGAGCCCCCAATTAGAAGAGAGTGAGGGTTCCTGGCTTTCTTACAGCACATTAAATGACAcagggaactctgcaccaaaaatACTAGGTGGCATTTTGTTTAGGATTGAGAGAATAACTGGGTGAGAAAACACCAACATCTGTTTGCTGGAGTCAAAATAAGTACCAAGGGGCCGAATGCAGTCCTTGGGCCACCAGTGGGGTACCATGGTAGGGGATTGACTGTTGTAtcctttttatataaaataaaatggagaATCCCAAGGTAGCTACACCCCTCAATAggtaataaaaataagaaaaaatgcaaCAGTTTATGGCGCAAAGAAACTGAGAAGTGATGGGGAGAGAaatgggaaggagaggagagggggaatctTCTGGATAAGTTCATTATTCAAAGTCGGATATTATATAGTCACTCCTGAATAGCTGCAGCTCCTCTGAATCAGAGTATTGGATAGGTCCTCTGTGCTCATGTACTGAAAAGAGAAGAACAGAGGGCACCACCATCTAAGTGTAGATGCTTATTAGATCATAAAATTAAAAAACTTATGTGGTGCCCtctgtctttttcttctcttttcaatAAAAGCTTAGAAAATGGATGGCTTTACCATCGTGGTGGTGACTCTACACTCTGATATCGTTTGTTGTAAGCAGAATAAGAACTAGTGTCAAATATTTTGAGAGCCTGCTGGTTCACCTTACAAGCCACCCAACTGTTCGAGTCATCATCCCCAGTGCTTTCTGTCACTTTTTCAGCACCGTGAGTCCTCGCATGCCTGTTGAGGTGGCCCTTATGGCCGAACCGTTTCCCACACACCAGACAAGAAAAGGGCTTCTCTCCGGTGTGAATACGTTGATGGACAATAAGGTTCGAATTGTTGGTGAAGCAtttcccacagacagggcagccaaAAAGTTTTTCACCAGTGTGAATGCGCTGGTGGATGAGCAGGCTTGACTTGTAGAAGAACAGTTTTCCGCACTGAGGGCAGGCTACCTTATTCCCATTGTGGACTGTTTGGTGCCTGACTAAGCCAAAGCTAGAAgtgaaacttttcttgcatacGGAGCAGACGTAGCTAGTCTGTGAGAGTAGGGAGGTTTGGTGGACCAAAGGAGTCGTTTTTTCACAGTAGGTTTTGTTGTAATCACGTCCGTTGGCTATAGACAACTTTTTGCTCCTTGTCTGGCTATGATTTTTACTTCTGTCATTCAGACTCTCTTGAACTAAGGCATAATGAGTGTCTGAATATTCTATAGGAGTATGATCATCATAGCTTTCTTTATCAGAGAAAGCTTCTTCCTTTGTAAGATTGAACTGATCTGTGTTTGGACAAGATCTTGGTGCATGACTTATGGCTGTGCATTGTGTTGGCGAAAACTCTGTATTTATATAATGTCTTGGAGAAGCATCTACAGTTGTACATTCTCTTGCTATAAGATTTGGGGTCCTACCAGGATTAAAAGTGGCACATTGTTTTGGCTTGAATTCCATGGTTGTACATGGTCTTTGCAAACAATCTGTAGGTGTAGAACATACGCCATGGGAGGCAGATTCCATCCCAACCATATCAGATCTGTATTGTTCAGCACCTGCGGGGTCATAATCATCAATAGGTCCTATGGAAAATAAACCTGGTTCCTCTTTAATACCATTGGACACACACTGTGTATAATATGTGGCTGTACAGTGATCAGGTAGAGAAACTGTCTGTCCTTCTTCACCACATGACACAGGTTCCTCCTTTATaatgtgaggggtgcactgtgGATGATCAGTTGAAGCATAAATATCTGTGTAACAAGATGTCAAGTATGACCCAAAGTCTTCATTGACTCCAGATGGAACCTTGGTTTCTATGTATTCTGTAGGTTCAAAGACGTCGGAGGTCAGGAGGTCAGCATTGGTGGCAGAGGAGGACTCTGATTTAATTTTTTTAGATACTGGTTGTGTCTGGGCACACCTATCAATGTTCTTATGGGACAAATGTTCAATCGTGCATGGGTCAGACAGGCTTCTAATTGCTGGAGAGTTATCATCAGTACTACAAGCAGCAGAAGCTGCCTTCAATGGAGATGCACATTGTGACCACTCATGATTTAACAATGTTGACATTTTTTCACCAATGGCAGGTCTTGCTTTGGCCTTTCTTACCCACTTCAGCTTCCGTTTTCTTGGCCATTTCTTCCTACAGCTTTTTAGGCTGGTTTTATTGGGCGGAGGAGTTGTATTACTGTTTACATTAGACGATATCAAGGGCAGTGTATGACTCTCTACTTCACAATCCTTCAGGTTCAAGTCTGTGAGAacgaaaaatggaaaattgtatcaaataccataattttcctttcctggcaccaatccagggcagcatacatgtggtagtagtaGCCCTGCCTactacatgtatgctgccatgttggcaccagggaAATGGAAAATTATATCAAAACTGTAATTTgcttttcctggtgccaatccatggcagcattcaTGGCTACTACTAACGcatatatgctgccatggattggcaccaaaTAATTGGCACAATATTATGTCAAAGAATTACAGCTGGGTGTAGAAACCTCTCCTTAGTGTAcatttataaatactgtatatttatatctatctatagaaTTTGCAAAGTTTTTCATAAAGTAAGATTCACAACCCCTTCTAGACTGCCTAGAGCAGGGTAACACCACCATTGACTTGAGGGAGTAGAATGGAGAGCCAACAACTCGTTTTTACGAATAAATGACTTTATTATGATGGGCAGAGTGTACAAATGACAGCAGCTTACGCGCTTTGGCAATAAGCCTTAGTCATAGCCATGATGgctatgactaatgccccgtacacacgatcagaaattccgccagcaaaagtcggatgtgagcttttggtcagaaattcggactgtgtgtatgctccatcggacttttgctggcagaactccagccagcaaaagattgagagcaggttctctacttTTCGATTGATAAAAGTTcccatccgaaaatgcgttcgtctgtatgcaattcggacgcgcaaaaaaatcacgcatgctcggaaacaattcgacgcatgctcggaagcattgaacttaattttcttggctcatcgtagtgttgtacgtcaccacgttcttgacggttgaaagttcagagaacttttgtgtgaccgtgtgtatgcaaggcaagcttgagcggaattctgttggaaaaaccatccaagttttttatgacggaaattccactcgtgtgtacgcggcataaatcttaTTGCCGAAAGGCGTAAACTGCTGTAATTTGTACACTACCCGTCATAACAAAGTCATTTATTTGGAAGAACAAGTTTCCGGCTCTCCATTCTACCCTCTCAGGTTATGCCTTGGTGCTAGGAGGCCACCATAAGCTAGAGTTTTGTCTACCTCCTAGGGGAACTTATCTGGGCATTGCTTCCTCCTCTTCTAACACCACCATTTAGTCCTGCAATTTTCTGTGTTCCCTCCCTGGTGCCTACATGATCACCATACAATTAATAGGCCACAATGGTGACCTCCTCTTCCCACAATCTGTCCAAACCAATCCCCTTTCCAAACCCAAGCAACTTGAATCATGTTATATTGACAGCAATGCGCAATACATAATTGGCTTATGTGTCAGAACCTCCTAATTTTTGTCTGAGATGAGGTGTTCCCGCCCAACTTTATGTGTTCCAGCTTCCAGCATGGATGGTGGAAACACCTAATAATTGGTACAGCAGGCACGCAGACTCTGTAACTCAGGCCAGAGATCTCGCCAGTAGCATCCCAAGAGAAAGAAATTGCCAATTCGTTTACCTCTCCAGCATCTCCTCAAAACAATATTATGAGTTTGGGTTGAATGACCTTTAAGTCAGTCTGAGGCAGACCTTgcactcctaattttttttttaaataggcttTGGATGAATTCTCAGCTGGACCAAAGGGTGGGGTTTTTATATTCTCCTGGTGTTTGACCCTAATATAAACCAAACATCACTTACTGGGAGTTGTCTTACCTTTTATTTTGGGAAGTGGCTGGTTccccatcatgacgtccttgtagagatccttgtgtccttctatatactcccactcctccatggagaaatagacagtgacatcctgacaccttatagggaCCTGACACAAACAATGATACAGTcatcatccagacacatcccttgtctgttacttgacaattgaaaatgaaataaaaagtagcgcataaatggtgccaaaagtcttcaatcaagaaaacaactgaaaaaaacaaatgtccacaaatgataaacataacagtgaaaaaacttgtaagtctcttaatataggtgaataaaatcctgtcggtgagtgggaaacaaatgacatggaatgtcccactgaaaaccatgcgtggatgcagggagacagaagttaaaacgcaggtgaatcaacaaatcatccccaagttgtatctctcaacaacatgcgacttggtaaaggtggtgtgtaagaaactcttaccagatatgatggactcccttgtcagcgacagggagtcactcgagcgggttgcctctcagggccagtgaacagacatcacagctctgcgaaccctctgggtcaaactctgcgcggatctcccggggtcgccaggtgggtcctcccaaaggatggccaaggtgcggatcagagggaacaatgcGTCACGTGcaaaggctggagtgaaggctggttgaatctctcagtaagtatgtggagaaaaaataaacaagctccacatagtgtagatgagcaaaaataggatttttattgctaaaaacgccaggtagacgatccattgatcgaaaagcttcgggcgcttccagcatcctccttgttgcccattttcgattttttactttgtgatcacattttattgttacctggcgtttttagcaataaaaatcctatttttgctcatctacactatgtggagcttgtttattttttctccacatacttactgagagattcaaccagccttcactccagcctttgCACGTGACgcattgttccctctgatccgcaccttggccatcctttgggaggacccacctggcgaccccgggagatccgcgcagagtttgacccagagggttcgcagagctgtgatgtctgttcactggccctgagaggcaacccgctcgagtgactccctgtcgctgacaagggagtccatcatatctggtaagagtttcttacacaccacctttaccaagtcgcatgttgttgagagatacaacttggggatgatttgttgattcacctgcgttttaacttctgtctccctgcatccacgcatggttttcagtgggacattccatgtcatttgtttcccactcaccgacaggattttattcacctatattgagagacttacaagttttttcactgttatgtttatcatttgtggacatttgtttttttcagttgttttcttgattgaagacttttggcaccatttatgcgctactttttatttcattttcacatgtttctttggttgttgtcaccttgtaagtagctgctccgcaccatattttctttcaatttagcgcagtgtacacttttattatatttgcACTTGTTACTTGACAATGCCCCAGAATTCCCGGTAgcactcacctctcctgtcagcagctcaatgatcttctgggtgacttctagaatcttctggtCTTTGTTATTCTTAGTTATCAGGGAGGGAGATGGAAGCTCAATGATAGGACTGTGACTTCTGCCCCATCGTCCTGACACACGGGAACTCATGCTTCTTGTGATATGCACATCAGATTTTCTCAAAGGTACATAATCCTGTATatacaaatgtgtatacatgtttccGTGGTTAAAACATATAACATTGTAACATTGTTAAAGTAACAAAATCTGAACACAGCCGTGTCTACAAAGGATTTCTAACAGCTGTATTTGAttatgtgatgtcatgtgacctcccagaatcctcctcacctctccggtcaagtctgtattttattaatagagataagagtgatgtcatgtgacctcccagaatcctcctcatctctccggtcaagtctgtattttattaatagagataagagtgatttcatgtgacctcccagaatcctcctcacctctctggtcaggtctgtgttttattaatagagataagagtgatgtcatgtgacctcccagaattctcctcacctctccggtcaggtctgtattTTATCAATAGAGagaaaagtgatgtcatgtgacctcccagaatcctcctcacccctccggtcaggtctgttttattaatagagagaagaatgatgtcatgtgacctcccagaatcctcctcacctctccggtcaggtctgtgttttattaaccgcttgccgaccatcgcacgccgatttacgtcagcagaatagcactggtgggcaaaagggcgtacaggtacatcccctttaagaagcagcgctgcgggcgcgcgtgcccgccgcgttctctgtgaccgcgggtcccgcggactcgatgcccgcgatcatgtcacggagaagtagagcggggagatgcttttgtaaacaaagcatttccccgttctgccttgtgtcatgacagagatcacttctctctgtcattgagagcagtgatcgctgtcatgtgacttgaagcccatcccccccacacagttagaatcactgcctaggacacacttaacaccttcatcgccccctagtggttaaccccttcactgccaatgtcatttacaaagtaatcaatgcatttttatagaactgatcgctgtataaatgacaattgtcccaaaatagtgtcaaaaatgtttaatgtgtccgccataatgtcgcagtcgcagatcgccagatcgccaccattactaataacaaaaatgtaataataaaaatgccataaaactatcccatattttgtagacgctataacttttgtgcaaaccaatcaatatacgcttattgtgattttttttaccaaaaatatgtagaagaatacatatcagcctaaactgagggaaaaaaatgtttttttatatatttttgggggatatttattatagcaaaaagtaaaaaataatgcgttttttttcgaaattgtcgctctttttttgtttatagcacaagaaagaaaaactccagagatgatcaaataccaccaaaagaaagctctatttgtggcaaaaaaaggacgtcaattttgcttgggtgcaacgttgcacgactgtgcaattgtcagttaaagcgacgcagtgccgaaacgcaaaaagtgctctggttaggaagggggtaaatacttccagGACTGAAGCGGTTAATAGCGTGAGAtatgagtgatgtcatgtgacctcccagaatcctcctcacccctccggtcaggtctgtgttttgaAAACTATATTTACCTTCTACCTAAAATATAGAAGTAAATAGTGGCGCTGATATTAAAGTATTGTAAATCATAACAATCAAtgctataacataaaaaaaaaataaagtacaatAACATCCTGTGACAAGTGAAGGTCACTATATCAAAAGTGAcaaaaattaaagtccataaaacagTCTAGATTTTGACTCTGTGACTTCAAACGTATGTTTCTAAAATAGTTGTATTATTCCAAGTCTTTCACCACACCGCATGTGAAAGTCCTTCCGCTCcccttaagaaacgcactcaccgaattcaGGTGCCTTGCACTCTTCTCATGCTTGGCATATACACTTTTACCCTCGAAGGGTTAAAACATCTCACCGCTATCCAAACCGTGGATAGGGTAAAAgatctctccacatgaaaataaaataagtgctgcaatagtgtaataacgtttaaaacaatttaatgaataaaaacaaatctCCAACTATTGTACTCACATAGTTCCAAATAAAGCAAGCATAAACAAATCCTCCTGTTACTAGCAAGTGATGGCGTATTGTGGTCACAGCGGACCCGCGGTGTTCAACCTGTATATCACCCACACTGACTCATCAGACTCGGATCCGAGGGTAAATACAGTTTTCAATTTGatttatttaaagtggcagctttaacAAAATCTCTAATCTTTCCTGTTGGCGCAGTGGTGGGACTTCAAGTTGTATTAATAgcgataagagtgatgtcatgtgacctcccagaatcctcctcacctctccggtcaggtctgtgttattaatagagataagagtgatgtcatgggacctcccagaatcctcctcacctctctggttaGCTCTATGttttaataatagagataagcgatgtcatgtgacatcccagaatcctcctcacctctcctgtcaggtctgtgttttattattagagataagagtgatgtcatgtgacctcccagaatcctcctcacctctccggtcaggtctgtgttttattattagagataagagtgatgtcatgtgacctcccagaatcctcttcacctctccggtcagctctgtgttttattattagagataagagtgatgtcatgtgacctcccagaatcctcctcacctctccggtcaggtctgtgttttattaatagagatacgagtgatgtcatgtgacctcccagaatcctcctcacctctccggtcaatAGATAGATGATCTCCAGTGTGAGGTTTAATATTTCCTTGGTCATGTGACTCCTGTCTTTCTCCATCCTTAGATGATGTCGGCAATGTTGGGGCCCCGTATACCAATGACACCATGTAGCTGATGCACAATTTACTGGTATGAAataaacacacagaaaaaaaaaattagttcaggtacaaaatgaaaaaacattagaggtgaaaaaataaacaatttcccaaatgcaagataaaaaaaaaatgtaacttgtaACAACTGTAATAACATTCCTCAGTAAAAGGAAAACAACTGAAAGCAAAGAATAAAACAATGATCCCAGAACCCTCCCCACCTCAGTAAGTACTGCTACTAAGCTAAAGTCACTGATTCTGAAAGCTTGGAAAATGGATGTGACGGGATTGCAGCTCTTGTCACATGTTTGTGTTGCCCATTGTTTGTAATGCTCCAGTGTGTGTAGAAGTTGCTGTAAAGAAAGAGTGGATCTGGAATGAGGGAACACGCTAGATTTAGCCaaacaaagaataaaataaaataattttctgaTCTGCGGCATGGACCACGCAACAATCCTATGACGGTGCAGCTGCTATCAGTAAGATGTAAAAAACACCCGCAAGGTAAATAATAAAAACCTAGACAGCGATATCACCAAAAGATTTTCAAATAGTCAGGTCAGGTtctgttttattattagagatatgagtgatgtcatgtgacctcccagaatcctcctcacctctccagtcagctctgtgttttataaatagagataagagtgatgtcatgtgacctcccagaatcctcctcacctctccagtcagctctgtgttttattaatagagataagagtgatgtcatgtgacctcccagaatcctcctcacctctctggtcagcacATTGGCTTCCAGTGACATGagagccgggggtggggccgagtcctagtGTCTGTGTCAACGGacacaggactcgggagcgcgcccccatggaatgcggctctccatgggggcaatggatgaggaggaggagctaggaacaccactgggggaccccagaaaaggagggtcggggctgctctgtgcacaaacccttgcacagaggaggtaagtatgacatttttgttatttattttttttaaacaaacctttacaataactttaagccaATATGAATTACTACTATATAAAGTGTCCAGTGCAGAAACAAGTAAAAAGTCCCACCATCCACAGATTCATCCATCATACATGTGTCCTCCAACACCAGTCAGTCTAAATCACTCACCGGAAATAATTGTTGGTAATTCGGCacaccaacaaaaaaaacattcaaacAACTTGACATGGGAACGTCACTTTTTGGAAAGATTGTTGCCTCCCGAAGAGCCTTGCAGCATTATTTTGGCAATCTCAGTCAATACTCAGATCACAAGAGAACCCAACGAGAAAGATAGGAAGAGAGCTCCATAGCATAAAAACATCACCCATACACGTACAAGGGGACCCAAccagaaagaaaggaagagagcTCAATTGCATAAAAACATCACGCCATACACTTACATACCAATGTGCCACAACCCACTCTGGATAAAACTGCAATATTTCTTTAACCAAACTAGCTCCTGCAGCACCTCTTCGCTGTGAGCTAAGACTCAACGTCACATCTAAagctccaccctacgtgtttcgtctTCCAGGAGCATCTCCTCATCATATTTCCTCCCCCACTTGCCTCTTCTCCTGACTTCTCTGCCAAGATCGATAGCacaactatcaacccgtccccgcatgccagggagctaggtgtaatcctggactctgaactaccctttcagccccacatccaatcaatgtccaaatcttgccacctcaacctatgTAACATCTCCAAAACACACCCTTCCTAACCCATGACACTACAAAGcctttaattcactccctggtcatctcccgcctcgactactgcaactccctcctcattgagtCACCTTTACATagattatccccccttcagtctcagACTGATCCACCTTAccagccattcagtgtctgctacccctctctgccagtcccttcaTTGACTTCTGCTCACCCAATGGATTCAATGcaagatactaacaacaacttacgaagccatccacaactcggcccccagctaagTCACTAACCTGgcctctaaataccaacctactcgttctctttatttctcccaagaccttctgctctctagttccctcatcacctcctcccatgcttgcctccaggactttttccgagcctctcccatcctaaggaactccccaccccaatctgtccaactgtctccTACTCTATTCACTTTTAGGGGAGCCCTAAAAAACTCAtcacttcagagaagcctatccagcctccacctaacaacgacttttattttctctatcagctcatccccaaCAGCCATTACATTTTGTATCGCTTGACCCT
It contains:
- the LOC141106509 gene encoding uncharacterized protein, which gives rise to MEKDRSHMTKEILNLTLEIIYLLTGEDYVPLRKSDVHITRSMSSRVSGRWGRSHSPIIELPSPSLITKNNKDQKILEVTQKIIELLTGEVPIRCQDVTVYFSMEEWEYIEGHKDLYKDVMMGNQPLPKIKDLNLKDCEVESHTLPLISSNVNSNTTPPPNKTSLKSCRKKWPRKRKLKWVRKAKARPAIGEKMSTLLNHEWSQCASPLKAASAACSTDDNSPAIRSLSDPCTIEHLSHKNIDRCAQTQPVSKKIKSESSSATNADLLTSDVFEPTEYIETKVPSGVNEDFGSYLTSCYTDIYASTDHPQCTPHIIKEEPVSCGEEGQTVSLPDHCTATYYTQCVSNGIKEEPGLFSIGPIDDYDPAGAEQYRSDMVGMESASHGVCSTPTDCLQRPCTTMEFKPKQCATFNPGRTPNLIARECTTVDASPRHYINTEFSPTQCTAISHAPRSCPNTDQFNLTKEEAFSDKESYDDHTPIEYSDTHYALVQESLNDRSKNHSQTRSKKLSIANGRDYNKTYCEKTTPLVHQTSLLSQTSYVCSVCKKSFTSSFGLVRHQTVHNGNKVACPQCGKLFFYKSSLLIHQRIHTGEKLFGCPVCGKCFTNNSNLIVHQRIHTGEKPFSCLVCGKRFGHKGHLNRHARTHGAEKVTESTGDDDSNSWVACKVNQQALKIFDTSSYSAYNKRYQSVESPPRW